The DNA region TCAGAACCTTTCAACTCCGATGCTAGCTTAAAGCTGTCATTTGTCCAGTGCATTGAGTCTATAACAACGTTCATTGTTGCGCGATCGCCAGAACCGAAGTTACCAATGTTTACTCGTTTACCTTTAAGGTCACTTATGTTGCGAATACCAGAATCGGAACGGGCAATGATATTAAAAGGCTCTACATAGAGAGAGAACATTGCACGCAGTTTTTTATACGGGCCTTGTTGAGCAAACTCACTTGTACCGTTATAACCATGGTATTGCCAGTCTGACTGAACAATACCGAAATCCAGCTCACCAGCACGGATTGTGTTGATGTTATAAATTGAACCACTAGTTGATTCAACAGAACCACGAATATTGTGCTCTCTTCGACCTTTGTTAACAAGCTTAGCAATTGCACCACCCGTTGGATAGTAGACTCCTGTGACCGAGCCGGTTCCAATAGTTATAAACTCCATACTTTCCTATTCAATAATGAATGTTATTAGTGATTTATCATATCTGTCTTATCACTTTCCATATGTTAGAGAACAATTTGTATATAGCAATTTCTAGTCGAGTGAGGTGCAATAGCAGCAATGTGTAAACCAGCATCGAATATCATCAAGGGTAATCTTGGAAAAAGCTACCTCAATTGCCTTGTCTAGAGCTAGATAAGTTCTTGCCCCGATACTTTTCAAGGTACTTTTCAACTTTGACCAGCAATTTTCAATGGGTGAAAAATCTGGAGAATAGGGAGGAAGGTAAATCAACTTAGCTCCCACGGCCTCAATCATTGTGCGTACTGACTCTCCTAAATGAATCGAACAGTTATCCATCACCACACATGCTCCCGCCCATAAGTTTGGTATTAACTTCTGGCTGATGAATGCTTCAAAGGTTAATCCATCCGTACTCCCCAGCAGATGATAATTAGCGACCATTCCCTTGAAGCCTAATGCTCCAATCAAAGAAACATTCTTGCCTCGTTTACTGGATTTCGGACTATAAGCTCGTTTCCCTTTCTCAGAACGTGCCCTCAGTCTTGTCATGGCTAAGTTCACGCCCGATTCATCGATAAAAATCAAGTTTTTCGCTAGAGTCGCTTGCATTTTCTGCCAAAAATCATATCTGGCTTGTTGCACTCGTTTTGTCGCCTTAAGGTCTGGATAGAATGTTTTTTTGAGGCTATATCCCATTCTTCTTAAGGTGCGATGCATGGTGCTATTGGCCACACGGAGACCAGTGCGTTTCTCCATCTCATCACATAGTTCCGCTAGCGTCGCATCGTTTTTCTTGGTGAGCAACTGGCGCAATATTGTTTGATGCTCTTCGTTTAATTTGGGAGGTGTTTGTTGGCTTCGTTTTTTCGGAGCAATCGACCCTGTCAGTCGTTTTTGGTCGAGGAGCTTTTGTACAAAACTTTTCGCCACTCCAAATTGTCGGGCAAGACTACTTTGACTCACACCACCCCTTTCGTAGGCATCCACTATTTTCTGTCTTAAGTCTAATGAGTAGGCTTTCGGCAAGATGCTACTTTCTTCCTCACCAGTCAACTCACCTATACTACTTCATACACTTTGCTAGGCTGAAATTTGCTGTAGCATTTTAAAATGATAAAAGACTATACAAATTGCTCTGTCATATTCTAGAAATTTTGCAGGGCAATCAAGATGTTAGTCGTGGCAAAACTTAACCACTCAAACATAATCTATCTGTTCTATTGTCACTGCGTATCCGTTAAAAAGATCGCGGTGTCTGCAAATACGATGACTAGTAAATTTACATGTTTGCAATGGGTAGTCACTATGATCAATTTTGAGAATAGCTACTTTTAAAAGCCCAAATCTGATTTTGCAAGTTCTGCTTCGGCAAATAGTTCTTTATCATCCATATCTTGATAGTCGCTAATGCCAATTTCCCGGTAGAACTGTTGGTCATAGGAACGGGTTCGCACAACGACTGGCATTGGTACTGCATGACCTAAAACAAGCGCTTGTTGTTTTGAATCAAGTTTTGCGAGGACAGAACGGAGATTGCCGCCGCCAGAAACACCAGTAAAAATTGCTTCAATATCTTTTTCGTCGTTAAGCAAACAAGTGACTCGCGTACCAATTTGGGACATCACTTCGTTATCAATACCTGATGGTCTTTGGTCTACCACTAACAAAGTCACATAATATTTCCGCATCTCTCGGGCGATGGTTCCAAAAATCGTCTGATGCACAATCTTTGAGTCAAGAAATCTATGCGCTTCTTCAATGGTGATAACAAGTTGGCGAGGCTTATCTTGGGGATTTTTGGTTTGGAGAAAATGGTCAGCTTTTTTGACATAAGCTGAGTGAATCCGCCGCGTAATCATATTGGTCGCCAACATATACGAGAGCATATTGGACTGGGAACCAAACTCAATAATGACGTGTTTGCCCGCTGCGAGAGATTCGAGGATTTGATCAATGTAGTTAAACGGACAAGCACCTTTGATGTATTTTAAATTTTCGAGTCGCTTTAACTTCCGCTGCAATGCCATAATCGAACCCGCATGACCTTGC from [Leptolyngbya] sp. PCC 7376 includes:
- a CDS encoding TAXI family TRAP transporter solute-binding subunit; its protein translation is MEFITIGTGSVTGVYYPTGGAIAKLVNKGRREHNIRGSVESTSGSIYNINTIRAGELDFGIVQSDWQYHGYNGTSEFAQQGPYKKLRAMFSLYVEPFNIIARSDSGIRNISDLKGKRVNIGNFGSGDRATMNVVIDSMHWTNDSFKLASELKGSERSQALCDNKIDAYIYTVGHPNGSVKEATTSCGAKLVSVRGSEINKLIADNPYYSVSTVPAGMYGGTDQDVNSFSTLATMVTTSDVSDDVAYNVAKSVFENFDTFIRLHPAFANLKREEMVKAGISIPLHPGAEKYYKEVGLLR
- a CDS encoding IS630 family transposase; amino-acid sequence: MTGEEESSILPKAYSLDLRQKIVDAYERGGVSQSSLARQFGVAKSFVQKLLDQKRLTGSIAPKKRSQQTPPKLNEEHQTILRQLLTKKNDATLAELCDEMEKRTGLRVANSTMHRTLRRMGYSLKKTFYPDLKATKRVQQARYDFWQKMQATLAKNLIFIDESGVNLAMTRLRARSEKGKRAYSPKSSKRGKNVSLIGALGFKGMVANYHLLGSTDGLTFEAFISQKLIPNLWAGACVVMDNCSIHLGESVRTMIEAVGAKLIYLPPYSPDFSPIENCWSKLKSTLKSIGARTYLALDKAIEVAFSKITLDDIRCWFTHCCYCTSLD